The stretch of DNA CAGGCCCAAAAGACGCGACCGGCGCCGTTGAAGATGGAGATCAAGCCCACCATGCCGGCGGCAGCCAGAGGCGACATGCCCACCAACTGCTGCGCCATCGGGGAGGCCTGGCTGATGATCATGATGCCCGCCGAGACATTCAGGAACAGCATTGCCCAGAGCAGCCAGAATTGCCAAGTGCCCATGGCCTGGGTGACGGTGAAGTCGATCTTGGTAGCGGTTTTTTGCACTGCGGAGGTCGGGCTCCAGCCGGCCGGAACATAGCCCTGCGGCGGATTGGCATAGAACTGCCCCGCGGCGGTCACCAGGATCAGGTACACAATGCCGAAAATCCAGAATGTGGCGGGAACACCGCTGGTCTGGATCAGGCGCGCGGCGATGGGGCTGAAGATGAGCGCGCCCGCACCATAACCGGCTACGGCAACACCGGTCATCAGGCCGCGGCGATCGGGAAACCACTTCACCAACGTGGCAACGGGAGTGATATATCCCATGCCCATACCAATGCCGCTGATGACCCCATAGCCAAGATATAAGCCGGCAAGCGAGTGGCCTTTGGCGGCGAAGCCGGCGATCAAGTACCCGATTCCGTAAATCACGCCCGCCACGGTGGCCACGCGACGCGGACCGACGCGGTCCTGCCATAAACCGCCGATCACAGTGCCGACGCCAAGAAAAAGGATCGCCAGAGTGAATGTCAGCGATACCTGAGTGAGTTGCCAGTGTTCCTGGGCAATGAGCGGCTTGACGAAAACGCTCCACCCATAAGCTGCGCCGAGACAGATCTGCATTACCACCGCGGCCACAGCAATGCCCCAACGATTGCGAAGTTTTTCCACAGCCATCGGTATGCTACCCCCCTTGCCAGCAGAGGACCTGCTTAGCTCTTGATACGATGCATTTTCTGAGCAGGTTGTTCGCTGCCGGCAGACAACCTTCGCGCTAGCCCACAACTCTAGAGAAATTGAAGGGCAAATAAAGCCGAGGGCGCCAGTCCTTGTGGGGCTTGATAGCAAGTTAAAGCCAGGGGTCATCAATGTTAAAGGATTTACTCGAACGCTGGCCCGTCTATCGACAATTCAAAACAGGTGATAACGGAACAGGAAGCGCTGCCTACAGCGAAAAAACCAAGAAGCTGCTTCCGAAAACCGAGGGATGCGAGGTGGCGCGTTCGATCTGCCCCTATTGCGGGGTCGGATGCGGACAATTGATCTACCACAAAGACGGGAAAATGGTGGCGGTCGAAGGCGATCCTGTTTCGCCGGTGTCGCGCGGGCATCTTTGTCCGAAGGGCGCGGCCACGCTGCAGTTGCACACGCATCCCGGGCGGCTGAGGAAGGTGAAATATCGCCGGCCGTACTCGCGGGTGTGGGAAGAGCTGGAGCTGGAGACGGCGATGGACATGATCGCCGACCGGGTGTGGGAGTCGCGGCTGGAGACGTTCCAGGAAAAGCAGGACGGCGAAGCAGTCATGCACACGCTGGGGATAGCGCACCTGGGCGGGGCGACACTGGACAATGAAGAGAATTACCTGATCAAGAAATTATTCGCGGCCGGCCTGGGGATGAATTGCATCAGCAACCAGGCCAGGATATGACACAGCTCGACGGTGCCCGGTCTGGGCACCTCGTTCGGTCGCGGCGGCGCAACCACGGCACAGCAAAGCCTGCACGAATCCGATGCCATCATGATCATGGGCTCCTCGATGGCGGAGCAGCACCCGGTGGGATTCCAGTGGGTAGTGGCAGCGCGGGAACGCGGCGCCAAGATCATCCATGTTGATCCGCGGTTCACGCGCACCTCGGCGATGTCCGACATCTGGGTGCCGCTGCGCGCCGGGAGCGACATTATTTACCTGGGCGCGATCATCAACTATGTCCTGCAGAACAACCGCTACTTCCACGATTACGTGGTCCATTACACCAACGCGCCTACCATCATTCGCGAGGAGTTCAAAGACACGGAAGACCTGGGCGGAGTGTTCTCCGGCTTGCAAGTGGACAAGGACGGCCAGACGATCTACGACCCGAGCTCGTGGCTGTACCAGGGCACGAAGGCCAAGGAAGGTGAACCGACTGCGCACCATCCTGCCGCCGGCGGACACGCACTTCGTGGCGCGGCCGGCGGCGGTCACGGGAAGGATCGCGGAGGCGAAGCCGAGGAACCCTCTGAGCACCAGGAAGACGAGACGCTGCAGAATCCGCGCTGCGTGTTCCAGATCCTGAAACGGCACTTCTCGCGCTACACACCCGAAATGGTGGAGAAGTATTGCGGCGTACCGAAGGAAGTCTTCTTGAAAGCGACCGAAGCGTTCATCTCCGCGTCGGGACGCGACAAGACCGCCGCCATCTGCTACGCCGTGGGATGGACGCAGCACTCCAAGGGGGTGCAGATCATTCGCACGGCGGCGATCCTGCAAATGTTGCTGGGCAATATTGGACGGCCGGGCGGCGGAATTCTCGCGCTGCGCGGGCATGCCTCGATCCAAGGCTCGACCGATATTCCGACGCTGTTCGACATTCTGCCCGGTTACCTGCCGATGCCGATGTTCGAGGCGGATGCGAACCGGCTCGCGGACTACATCAAGAAACACAAAGCCAATAAGGGATTGTGGTCGAACTTCGACGGGTACTTCGTCAGCCTGATGAAGGCGT from Terriglobales bacterium encodes:
- a CDS encoding OFA family MFS transporter, which translates into the protein MAVEKLRNRWGIAVAAVVMQICLGAAYGWSVFVKPLIAQEHWQLTQVSLTFTLAILFLGVGTVIGGLWQDRVGPRRVATVAGVIYGIGYLIAGFAAKGHSLAGLYLGYGVISGIGMGMGYITPVATLVKWFPDRRGLMTGVAVAGYGAGALIFSPIAARLIQTSGVPATFWIFGIVYLILVTAAGQFYANPPQGYVPAGWSPTSAVQKTATKIDFTVTQAMGTWQFWLLWAMLFLNVSAGIMIISQASPMAQQLVGMSPLAAAGMVGLISIFNGAGRVFWAWVSDLIGRAPVYFMLYAIQAIIFFALTSVHNITVFSLMFAVIGLCYGGGFGTMPSFTADFFGAKYMGGIYGWILLAWGAAAVPSPILIAHVRQNTGSYGTAIHIIAVILICSLVLPILARYRPRAPQAATILELPKSA
- the fdh gene encoding formate dehydrogenase, which gives rise to MLKDLLERWPVYRQFKTGDNGTGSAAYSEKTKKLLPKTEGCEVARSICPYCGVGCGQLIYHKDGKMVAVEGDPVSPVSRGHLCPKGAATLQLHTHPGRLRKVKYRRPYSRVWEELELETAMDMIADRVWESRLETFQEKQDGEAVMHTLGIAHLGGATLDNEENYLIKKLFAAGLGMNCISNQARIUHSSTVPGLGTSFGRGGATTAQQSLHESDAIMIMGSSMAEQHPVGFQWVVAARERGAKIIHVDPRFTRTSAMSDIWVPLRAGSDIIYLGAIINYVLQNNRYFHDYVVHYTNAPTIIREEFKDTEDLGGVFSGLQVDKDGQTIYDPSSWLYQGTKAKEGEPTAHHPAAGGHALRGAAGGGHGKDRGGEAEEPSEHQEDETLQNPRCVFQILKRHFSRYTPEMVEKYCGVPKEVFLKATEAFISASGRDKTAAICYAVGWTQHSKGVQIIRTAAILQMLLGNIGRPGGGILALRGHASIQGSTDIPTLFDILPGYLPMPMFEADANRLADYIKKHKANKGLWSNFDGYFVSLMKAYYGEKATAENDWGFNWLPRVTGDHSHFGYWLDMADGKMEGLFVMGQNPAVGASNGRLERKALSKLKWLVVRDLVETETAAFWLDSPEVQRGELSPDSIKTEVFLMPACGQAEKDGTFTNTQRMLQYHNKSVDGPGDSRSETWFIYHLGRRLKEKAARDPRPMHEPLRALTWDYSTHGSHHEPDAEEVLMEINGWTTADRKQLQKLTELKNDGSTTCGCWIYCGVMPSPDLNRANLREPKGKLGHGWGFAWPNDCRIIYNRASAAPDGKPWSERKKLVWWDDAKQEWTGEDSPDFVKNMPPDHKGKGKEGMWGLDGDQPFTLHGDGVAWMFVSSGLKDGPLPTHYEPLESLLENPLYPKQQVNPTAKKKERSDNSYAVSPADPRFPYVLSTYRLTEHHTAGGMSRTLSHLAELQPELFCEISPELAGELDIEHGSWVTVVTARSLISARALVTPRIRPLWVNGRRMHQVGLPYHWGWKGEVKGDITNDLLVISEEPNVRIMETKALVCNVVPGRHAEGKAALDQLKFYLQRPAA